A genomic region of Mugil cephalus isolate CIBA_MC_2020 chromosome 5, CIBA_Mcephalus_1.1, whole genome shotgun sequence contains the following coding sequences:
- the si:dkey-27i16.2 gene encoding regulator of cell cycle RGCC-like, with protein MSSDINADLELELNDLLQEFQDVVEELKAPSQSKPHAYQHVLHEAKSRTGLGDDSGVEDSDYSSEASMGNSLNTSEEELHTAGIMMAPKAKLGDTRELESFIDMLDRELADM; from the exons ATGTCCTCAGACATTAACGCGG ActtggagctggagctgaatGACTTGCTGCAGGAGTTCCAGGATgtggtggaggagctgaaggcccCTTCTCAAAGCAAACCCCACGCTTACCAGCACGTACTGCATGAGGCCAAAAGCCGCACGGGGCTGGGGGACGACAGCGGAGTGGAGGACTCGGATtaca GCAGCGAAGCTTCTATGGGAAACAGTTTGAATACCAGCGAGGAGGAGCTTCACACAGCAGGCATAATGATGGCACCGAAAG CCAAGCTGGGAGACACAAGGGAACTCGAGAGTTTTATCGACATGTTGGACCGAGAACTTGCCG acaTGTGA